One stretch of Streptomyces agglomeratus DNA includes these proteins:
- a CDS encoding MarR family winged helix-turn-helix transcriptional regulator gives MKADPACPGLPSTASGAPVSHSISQTARLHRIAAGRLLRDLGLYPGQEIVMMHLWDAGPVRQSELIKAVGLDPSTVTKMLQRLEQSGHVRRCPDPSDRRAALVEATGTSCALKTQVEQAWRQLEDITLAGLDADERGELLRLLGRVEGNLCPQAREAAADGACDAGA, from the coding sequence ATGAAGGCCGACCCCGCCTGTCCCGGGCTGCCGAGCACCGCGAGCGGCGCCCCGGTCAGCCACTCCATCTCCCAGACGGCGCGGCTCCACCGCATCGCGGCGGGCAGGCTGCTGCGCGACCTCGGCCTCTACCCGGGCCAGGAGATCGTGATGATGCACCTGTGGGACGCGGGACCGGTCCGCCAGTCGGAACTGATCAAGGCGGTCGGACTCGACCCGTCGACGGTGACGAAGATGCTCCAGCGCCTGGAGCAGTCGGGCCATGTACGCCGCTGCCCCGACCCGTCCGACCGGCGGGCCGCGCTCGTCGAGGCGACGGGCACGAGCTGCGCCCTGAAAACGCAGGTGGAGCAGGCGTGGCGGCAGCTGGAGGACATCACTCTGGCCGGACTCGACGCGGACGAGCGCGGGGAACTGCTGAGGCTGCTGGGTCGCGTGGAGGGCAATCTCTGCCCGCAGGCGCGCGAGGCGGCGGCCGACGGGGCGTGCGACGCCGGAGCGTAG